The DNA segment GGTGCGCGCCGAGTTGAGGCTGTTGGCGTCGGTGAGGGTCAGGTAGAAGCCCCGCACCAGCGGGTAGCCCACGAGGACACCGAGCACGACGACCACGGGCGCGATCATCGCGTACGCGTACCAGTACCTCTGGTAGCCGTTCTTCAGGCGCTGACCGAGACCGGGCCGGGGCGGCCGCTCACCGCTGCGCCGGCCGGTCGCGCGGTCGATGGCGACTGTCATGGTGCGACACCTTCTACAAGTTCGGGGGCGGGCTGGTCACAGGCCGGTGGCCGCCGGGTTCCCCCCATCCCCCACGGCGGGGGGAACCCGGCGGCCACACGGGCTCACTTGCTGAAGTCGGGCACCAGCTTGGCGATGGCCAGCTCGGCGTTGCTCAGGCCCTTGTCCAGCGGCTCCTTGCCCCCGGCCACCTTGGGCAGCTCGGTGTCCAGCGGACCCCACAGGGAGCTGTACTCCGGCAGCGCCGGGCGGGGCTGGGCGGCGGAGAGCACGCCCTGGTAGCCGGCGATGCCGGGGTCGGCCTTCACCTGGGAGGTGTAGGCGTCGCCGCGGGTCGGCAGCGTGGAGTTCTTGAGCGCGACGGTCTCCTGGGACTTGGCCGAGGTCATGAACTTCACGAACTTCAGGGCCGCTTCCTGGTGGGCCTTGTCCGAGCCGGCGTAGACCGAGAGGTTGTGGCCGCCGGTCGGGGCGCCCGCCTTGCCGGACGAGCCGGCCGGGACGGTGGCGATGCCGAGGTTGGACTTGTCCTTGAAGGCCGAGCCCTTGTAGAAGTTCGTGATCTCCCAGGGGCCCTGGATGATCGAGGCGACCTTGCCGTTGACGAACGCGTCCTGGATGTGGGCGTAGGCGTCCGCGGTGGTGTCCGCCTTGTGCAGGCCCTTGCCGGAGAACGTGCTCTGCCAGGTGCCGTACGCCTTCTTCGCCGGGGCGGAGTCGACGGTGATCTTCTTGGCCGAGGCGTCGACGGTGTCGGTGCCCTCGCCGTAGAGGAAGCACTGGGCGTAGTACGCCTGGGTGGAGCCCCAGTAGCCGTCGACCTTCGCCTTGTCCTTGACCTTGGCGGCGTCGGCCTTCAGCTCGTCCCAGGTCTTGGGGGCCTCGGTGATGCCGGCCTTCTTGAACAGGGCCTTGTTGTAGACGAACGCGAGGGTGTCGGTGACCAGCGGCACGCCGTAGGTCTTGCCCTCGTACTGGGCCTGCTTGATCAGGTTGGGCTCGAACTTGTCCTGCTCGGCCAGGGCGTCGGTGCCGTCCAGCGGCAGGAAGAAGCCCTTCTTGGCGAAGGCCGGGGTCCAGCCGACCTCGGACCGCAGGATGTCCGGCGCGCCCTTGGAGCCGGCGGCGGTGTCGAACTTGTTCTGCGCCTGGTCGAAGGGCACGTTGACGTACTTGACCTTGATGTTCTTGTTGGCGGCCTGGAACTGCTCGACCAGGGCCTTGTACGTCGGCGCCTCATTGGTGGCGTTGGAGGTGTCCCACCAGGTGAGGGTCACCGGGCCGTCCGCTTTGCTGTCGCCGTCGTCGCTCCCGCCGCACGCCGTCGCCGTGAGGGCGAGGGACGCAACGAGCGCGGAGGCAGCTATGCCACGCCGCATGAGTTCTCCTTGAGGGTGAAAAGCCCGAGATTGCAGGGGCGGCCCCGTCTGCCGCCACCCGCGTCGTGCCGACTGCGCCATTGCCGCGGCCGGGCGACTCGGAACGTAACAGCGTTGTAAGCGCCGCGAAAGACCTTGCAGAAAAAAAGTGCAAGAAGACGGCCGGGTTACCGTGTCGTGACCTGCGCCAGACCTTGTCGAAATACTGGTCTACCGCCGGTAGGCGGGTTGACGGACACTTGTGCAAGACTCTGCAAGCTCTTGCCGCGGGGGGCCGCCGCCGGGATCATCCCCTTGCGGCCGTGCGCCGGGCGGACCGTCCGGCGGGCACGAGCGACGACATGGCCATGACGGGCCACGAGGGGCAAGGAGCGCGATGACGCGGCAATCCACGGCGGGCCGTTCGGCCGCCCGCGCACGGCGTCCCGCCGGTGCGCCGGGAGCGGTTCGGCCGGTACAGTCCACAGGCGTGACCACACGGCTTGCGGACATCGCTGCGCAGGCGGGGGTGAGCGAAGCGACCGTCAGCCGGGTCCTCAACGGGAAGCCGGGCGTCGCCGCCACCACCCGCCAGTCCGTCCTGGCCGCCCTGGACGTGCTCGGCTACGAGCGTCCGGTGCGGCTCCGCCAGCGCAGCGAGGGCCTGGTGGGCCTGATCATCCCCGAGCTGGAGAACCCCATCTTCCCGGCGCTGGCGCAGGTCATCGGCCAGGCGCTGACCGGGCAGGGGTACACCCCGGTGCTGGCCACCCAGACCCCGGGCGGCTCCACCGAGGACGAGCTGACCGAGATGCTGGTGGACCGGGGGGTGGCCGGGATCATCTACGTCTCCGGGCTGCACGCCGACACCACCGCCGACATGCAGCGCTACGAGCGACTGCGCGCCCAGGGCGTGCCGTTCGTGCTGGTGGACGGCTTCTCGCCGAAGGTGCAGGCACCTTTCATCTCCCCCGACGACCGGGCCGCGACCACGCTGGCGGTCACGCATCTGGTGTCGCTGGGGCACACCCGGATCGGTCTGGCGCTCGGTCCGAAGCGGTTCGTGCCGGTGCAGCGCAAGATCGAGGGCTTCGTCCGCGCGATGCAGGACCAGCTGGGGCTGGGCGCGGACATGGTCGCCGAGGAGCTGGTGCAGCACTCGCTGTACACCCTGGAGGGCGGCCAGGCGGCGGCCACCGCGCTCATCGAGCGCCGGTGCACGGCCGTCGTGTGCGCCAGCGACATGATGGCGCTCGGCGCGATACGGGCGGCCCGGCAGCTCGGCCTCGACGTGCCGCGCGACGTGTCGGTGGTCGGCTTCGACGACTCGCCGCTGATCGCGTTCACCGACCCGCCGCTGACCACCGTGCGCAAGCCCGTCCCGGCCATGGGCCAGGCCGCCGTGCGCACGCTGCTGGAGGAGATCGGCGGAACGCCCGCCCCGCACAGTGAGTTCGTCTTCATGCCGGAGCTGGTGGTGCGTGGGTCCACCGCCTCGGCGCCGGGCGAGCGTTCGCGCGGCTGAGCCCCCGCCCCGCCAGGCGTTTTCGCGCAGAACATGCGCGGGGGCACCGGCCTTGGGATGATCTGTCGAGCATCCCTTGTCTGGCAGACTTGGTAGCTATGAGTGACTCGACCGTGACAGGCCCGGACGGCCACCGCGACGAGGTGGCCGTACCGCGGACCGTCGCGGTCCGGGACGGTGGCGGGGTACGGACCCTGCGCGAGAGGTTCCGCCGTCCCCGGCGCCCCCGGCTGTGGTTCGAGATCCTGCTGATCGGGGCGAGTTACTGGACGTACTCGCTCATCCGCAACGCCGTCCCGGAGCAGAAGCGCGAGGCGCTGCGCAACGCCGACGCGGTGTGGTGGCTGGAGCACCAACTGGGCATCGCCGTCGAGGCGTCCGTCAACCACGCGGCCGACTCGGTCGGTTGGCTGATCATCGGCATGAACTACTACTACGCCACACTGCACTTCGTGATCACCATCGCGGTGCTGGTGTGGCTCTACCGATGGCATCCCGAGCGCTACGCCCCCATCAGACTGGTGCTGTTCGCCACCACGGGCGTGGCCCTCGCCGGGTACTACCTGTTCCCGCTCGCCCCGCCCCGGCTGATGCGCGGCGGCCACTTCATCGACACCGTGATGGTGCACCAGACCTGGGGCTCGATGGCCTCCGGCGACCTCAAGCACATGTCCAACCAGTACGCCGCGATGCCGTCCATGCACATCGGGTGGTCGCTGTGGTGCGGGCTGACGGTGTTCGCGCTGGCCTCGGTGCCGTGGGTACGGGTACTGGGGCTGGCGTACCCGGCGCTGACGCTGCTGGTCATCGTCTCCACCGCCAACCACTTCTGGCTGGACGCGGTCGGCGGGGTGCTGTGCCTCGCCTTCGGGGTGGGGGTGGCCCGGCTCTGGTACGGCCGGTGGCCGCAGGCGCCCGGAGCCGGGCTGGGTTCCGGCGCGGGTCAGCCCGCGTAGAACAGCTCGTCCACCACCGTCCGGGCCCGGCGGGCGGTACGGCGGTACGCGTCCAGCATGTCGCCGGCCCGGCCCTCGCCGTAGCCCAGGTAGCGGCCCACCGCCGCCAGCTCGCGCGGCTCGGTGGGGAAGGTGTCGCCCGCCCGGCCCCGGACCAGCATCACCGCGTTGCGGACCCGGCTTGCCAGCACCCACGCCTCGTCCAGCACGGCCGCGTCCTCCGCGCCGATCAGGCCGGCCTCGCGGGCCGCCGCCAGCGCCTCGCGCGTCCTCGGGGTGCGCAGGCCCGGCACCTCCCAGGCGTGCCGGAGCTGGAGCAGCTGGACCGTCCACTCCACGTCCGACAGGCCGCCGGGGCCCAGCTTGGTGTGCAGCTTGGGGTCCGCGCCGCGCGGCAGCCGCTCGGACTCCATCCGGGCCTTCAGCCGGCGGATCTCGCGCACCGCGTCGTCGTCCAGGCCGTGGGCCGGGTAGCGCAGCGGGTCGATCAGCGTCATGAAGCGGCGCCCCAGCTCCGCGTCCCCCGCGACCGGCTCGGCCCGCAGCAGCGCCTGCGACTCCCAGCCCAGCGACCACCTGCGGTAGTACGCCTCGTACGACTTCAGGGTGCGGACCAGGGGGCCGGACTTGCCCTCCGGGCGCAGGTCGGCGTCGATCAGCAGGGGCGGGTCGGCGCTGGGGAGCTGGAGCAGGCGGCGCATCTCGGCCACCACCTTGTTGGCGGCCTTCGCGGCCTCGTGCTCGTCCACGCCCTCCCTCGGCTCGTGCACGAACAGCACGTCCGCGTCCGAGCCGTAGCCGAGTTCGTGGCCGCCGAACCGGCCCATGCCGATGATCGCGAACTTGGTGGGGAGGGTGTCGCCCCAGGTCTCGCGGACCACCGCGCGGAGGGTGCCGGCGAGGGTGGCGGCGGTGAGGTCGGAGATCGCGTTGCCGGTGCGGTCGAGGAGGACGCCCTCGTCGGGCTCCGCCGGGGTGGTTTCCGTGCCGTACGAGCCGACGATGTCCGCCGCCGCGGTGCGGAAGAGCTCTCGGCGCCTGACGCCTCGGGCCGCTGTCACGCCCTGTTCCGCGTTCTCCGCGCGGTTCACCGCCGCGGTGATCTCCTGCTCCAGCTGGGCCCTGCCGCGTGGTTCCAAGCCGCCCGCGTCTCCGTCGCCGAGGAGGGCCACGGCTTCGGGGGCGCGGAGGAGGAGGTCGGGGGCGAGGCGGCCCGCCGAGAGGACCCTCGCCAGGTTCTCCGCCGCCGCGCCCTCGTCCCGGAGGAGGCGGAGGTACCAGGGGGTCTTGCCCAGGGCGTCGGAGACCTTGCGGAAGTTCAGGAGGCCGGCGTCCGGGTCCGCCGAGTCCGCGAACCAGCCGAGGAGGACGGGGAGCAGGGTGCGCTGGATGGCCGCCTTGCGGGTCACTCCGGAGGCGAGGGCCTCCAGGTGGCGGAGCGCTGCCGCCGGGTCCGCGTAGCCGAGGGCGACCAGGCGTGCCCTCGCCGCCTCCGCGCTCAGCCTTGTCTCGCCGGGGGCAAGCTGGGCCACGGCGTCCAGGAGGGGGCGGTAGAAGATCTTCTCGTGCAGGCGGCGGACCACGCCT comes from the Streptomyces seoulensis genome and includes:
- a CDS encoding bifunctional [glutamine synthetase] adenylyltransferase/[glutamine synthetase]-adenylyl-L-tyrosine phosphorylase, translating into MTPGRRSSTFTRLLRHGFTDPSGAERLLDSPELALVKADPVLLEALGATADPDLALRGLVRLLEAQPAPTDHRELLDTLIAAKPLRDRLLGVLGASAALADHLARHPHDWQELVTYEPRDLHPGVTEFERGLAEATDQVELRVAYRRCLLSIAARDVCGTTDVTQTAAELADLATATLRAALAMAEKEAPQDAQACRLAVIAMGKCGGHELNYVSDVDVIFVAEPTQGTDETKALRSATKLASHMMRICSETTIEGSIWPVDANLRPEGRNGPLVRTLSSHLAYYQRWAKTWEFQALLKARPVAGDKELGEAYTDALTPMVWQAADRENFVPDVQKMRRRVVENIPPAEIDRELKLGPGGLRDVEFAVQLLQLVHGRTDQTLRSGTTLKALQALATGGYVGREDAARLDEAYRFLRELEHRIQLFQLRRTHLVPEAEEDLRRLGRSLGLRTDPVAGLRREWKRHTGVVRRLHEKIFYRPLLDAVAQLAPGETRLSAEAARARLVALGYADPAAALRHLEALASGVTRKAAIQRTLLPVLLGWFADSADPDAGLLNFRKVSDALGKTPWYLRLLRDEGAAAENLARVLSAGRLAPDLLLRAPEAVALLGDGDAGGLEPRGRAQLEQEITAAVNRAENAEQGVTAARGVRRRELFRTAAADIVGSYGTETTPAEPDEGVLLDRTGNAISDLTAATLAGTLRAVVRETWGDTLPTKFAIIGMGRFGGHELGYGSDADVLFVHEPREGVDEHEAAKAANKVVAEMRRLLQLPSADPPLLIDADLRPEGKSGPLVRTLKSYEAYYRRWSLGWESQALLRAEPVAGDAELGRRFMTLIDPLRYPAHGLDDDAVREIRRLKARMESERLPRGADPKLHTKLGPGGLSDVEWTVQLLQLRHAWEVPGLRTPRTREALAAAREAGLIGAEDAAVLDEAWVLASRVRNAVMLVRGRAGDTFPTEPRELAAVGRYLGYGEGRAGDMLDAYRRTARRARTVVDELFYAG
- a CDS encoding LacI family DNA-binding transcriptional regulator encodes the protein MTTRLADIAAQAGVSEATVSRVLNGKPGVAATTRQSVLAALDVLGYERPVRLRQRSEGLVGLIIPELENPIFPALAQVIGQALTGQGYTPVLATQTPGGSTEDELTEMLVDRGVAGIIYVSGLHADTTADMQRYERLRAQGVPFVLVDGFSPKVQAPFISPDDRAATTLAVTHLVSLGHTRIGLALGPKRFVPVQRKIEGFVRAMQDQLGLGADMVAEELVQHSLYTLEGGQAAATALIERRCTAVVCASDMMALGAIRAARQLGLDVPRDVSVVGFDDSPLIAFTDPPLTTVRKPVPAMGQAAVRTLLEEIGGTPAPHSEFVFMPELVVRGSTASAPGERSRG
- a CDS encoding phosphatase PAP2 family protein encodes the protein MSDSTVTGPDGHRDEVAVPRTVAVRDGGGVRTLRERFRRPRRPRLWFEILLIGASYWTYSLIRNAVPEQKREALRNADAVWWLEHQLGIAVEASVNHAADSVGWLIIGMNYYYATLHFVITIAVLVWLYRWHPERYAPIRLVLFATTGVALAGYYLFPLAPPRLMRGGHFIDTVMVHQTWGSMASGDLKHMSNQYAAMPSMHIGWSLWCGLTVFALASVPWVRVLGLAYPALTLLVIVSTANHFWLDAVGGVLCLAFGVGVARLWYGRWPQAPGAGLGSGAGQPA
- a CDS encoding extracellular solute-binding protein, producing MRRGIAASALVASLALTATACGGSDDGDSKADGPVTLTWWDTSNATNEAPTYKALVEQFQAANKNIKVKYVNVPFDQAQNKFDTAAGSKGAPDILRSEVGWTPAFAKKGFFLPLDGTDALAEQDKFEPNLIKQAQYEGKTYGVPLVTDTLAFVYNKALFKKAGITEAPKTWDELKADAAKVKDKAKVDGYWGSTQAYYAQCFLYGEGTDTVDASAKKITVDSAPAKKAYGTWQSTFSGKGLHKADTTADAYAHIQDAFVNGKVASIIQGPWEITNFYKGSAFKDKSNLGIATVPAGSSGKAGAPTGGHNLSVYAGSDKAHQEAALKFVKFMTSAKSQETVALKNSTLPTRGDAYTSQVKADPGIAGYQGVLSAAQPRPALPEYSSLWGPLDTELPKVAGGKEPLDKGLSNAELAIAKLVPDFSK